One genomic segment of Pandoraea thiooxydans includes these proteins:
- the rodA gene encoding rod shape-determining protein RodA — protein MTLDKPSLTDRVKRAFAAFDLPLMVIMLLLLAIGLVALYSASIDVPSRVASQLRNIGLAFLLMWLLASLPTQKLMRIAVPLYAFGIALLIAVFVIGVTKNGARRWINVGVVIQPSEIMKIAMPLLLAWYFQKREGGVRWYDYVVAMVLLLIPVGLIAKQPDLGTAILVAAAGLYVIYLAGLSWKLILPVFLAGVIAIGSLLAFESRICQPDVTWVGLHDYQKHRICTFLDPTSDPLGKGFHTIQAVIAIGSGGVTGKGWLKGTQAHLEFIPEKHTDFIFAVFAEEFGLMGESVLLLLYFSLVVRGLMIAAGGATQFGRLLAGAISMIFFTYSFVNMGMVSGILPVVGVPLPFMSYGGTALVTLGVGVGILMSVAREKRLMQS, from the coding sequence ATGACGCTCGACAAGCCGTCCCTCACGGACCGCGTGAAACGGGCATTTGCCGCGTTCGACCTGCCCCTGATGGTGATCATGCTGCTGCTGCTGGCGATCGGACTGGTCGCACTCTACAGCGCCAGCATCGACGTGCCGAGCCGGGTCGCCAGCCAGTTGCGCAATATCGGACTGGCTTTCCTGCTGATGTGGCTGCTGGCATCGTTGCCGACCCAGAAGCTGATGCGTATCGCCGTACCCCTTTACGCGTTCGGCATCGCGCTGCTGATCGCGGTATTCGTGATCGGCGTCACCAAGAACGGCGCACGGCGCTGGATCAACGTGGGTGTGGTGATCCAGCCCTCCGAGATCATGAAAATCGCCATGCCGCTGCTGCTGGCCTGGTATTTTCAGAAGCGCGAAGGCGGCGTGCGCTGGTACGACTATGTCGTGGCGATGGTTTTGTTACTGATCCCGGTCGGATTGATCGCCAAACAGCCCGACCTGGGCACGGCAATATTGGTCGCCGCCGCCGGGCTTTATGTGATTTATCTCGCCGGACTGAGCTGGAAGCTGATTTTGCCGGTCTTCCTCGCCGGCGTCATCGCAATCGGTTCCCTGCTGGCGTTCGAGAGCCGCATCTGTCAACCCGACGTCACCTGGGTCGGGCTGCACGACTATCAGAAACATCGAATCTGTACGTTTCTGGACCCAACGTCGGATCCGCTGGGCAAGGGGTTCCACACCATTCAGGCGGTCATCGCGATCGGCTCCGGCGGGGTAACCGGCAAAGGCTGGCTCAAGGGCACCCAGGCCCACCTCGAATTCATTCCGGAAAAACACACTGACTTCATTTTCGCGGTCTTCGCCGAAGAATTCGGCCTGATGGGCGAGAGCGTGCTGCTGCTGCTTTATTTCTCGCTGGTGGTGCGCGGCCTGATGATCGCCGCGGGCGGCGCCACGCAGTTCGGGCGGTTGCTTGCCGGCGCGATCAGCATGATTTTCTTTACCTACTCATTCGTCAACATGGGCATGGTCAGCGGCATCCTTCCCGTGGTCGGCGTGCCATTGCCGTTCATGAGCTACGGCGGCACGGCGCTGGTCACTTTGGGTGTGGGCGTGGGCATCCTGATGAGTGTCGCGCGCGAAAAGCGTCTGATGCAAAGTTAG
- the mrdA gene encoding penicillin-binding protein 2, protein MTEFKNLEQQLKQFHLRITAAGLFVLLCFSLLAGRFVYLQVFKHKLYALQADENRIALAPIVPNRGIIMDRNGVVLADNYSAYTLEITPSKIDEPLPKLIDKLATVVRITPRDRSRFKRLLEDGKSFESLPIRTRLSDDEVAHFVAQRYRFPGVEVHARLFRQYPLGETAAHVIGYVGRISQRDRDHLEKMSEENDADPSHYDIRRDINNYRGTDYIGKTGVEQSYETQLHGITGFEEVEVTAGGRPVRVISRTPATPGDNLILSIDIKLQEVAEKAFAGQRGALVAIEPSTGDVLAFVSEPSFNPNLFVEGIDQQNWDALNNSPDKPLLDRPLRGTYPIGSTYKPFMALAGLTLGKRTEDWSFHDPGYYKLGNHVFRNDVRSGQGQVNMYRSIVVSNDTYYYMLAHDLGVDAIHDFMVPWGFGQLTGIDIAGEARGVLPSKAWKRKAYKTPAQQQWYEGETVSLGIGQGYNSFTILQTAHAVATLANNGVVMKPHLVQAVQDPITHQIQLTVPHASFRIPVKQKYIDFVKHAMEGVTSDPAGTAYRQFIGVPYTVAGKTGTAQVFSLTKGEVYNHNLVPEFKRDHAVFEAFAPVDHPKIALALLVENAGWGAAVAAPIARKVLDYYLIDEPKERAAQAAAKLAAGAPDGASGVAAPASTADAGPAQAPGTTIPRTPGAPHAAKAPLPLFRDEARRRAALRSHGESQ, encoded by the coding sequence ATGACCGAATTCAAAAATCTCGAACAGCAGCTCAAACAGTTTCACCTGCGCATCACCGCCGCCGGGCTGTTCGTGCTGCTGTGCTTTTCGCTGCTCGCGGGACGCTTTGTTTATTTGCAGGTATTCAAGCACAAGCTGTACGCGCTGCAAGCCGACGAGAATCGCATTGCACTGGCACCCATCGTGCCCAACCGCGGCATCATCATGGACCGCAACGGCGTGGTGCTGGCCGACAATTACTCCGCTTACACGCTGGAGATCACGCCGTCGAAAATCGACGAACCCCTGCCCAAGCTGATCGACAAGTTGGCCACGGTGGTGCGCATTACGCCGCGCGACCGCTCGCGCTTCAAGCGGCTGCTCGAGGACGGCAAGAGCTTCGAGAGTCTGCCGATCCGCACTCGGCTGAGCGACGACGAAGTCGCGCATTTCGTTGCGCAGCGCTATCGTTTTCCGGGCGTCGAGGTGCATGCCCGCCTGTTCCGGCAGTATCCGCTGGGCGAGACGGCCGCACATGTGATCGGCTATGTCGGACGCATTTCGCAGCGCGACCGCGACCACCTCGAAAAAATGAGCGAGGAAAACGACGCCGACCCGTCTCACTACGATATTCGCCGCGACATCAACAACTATCGCGGCACCGATTACATCGGCAAGACCGGGGTCGAGCAGAGTTACGAGACCCAACTGCATGGCATCACCGGTTTCGAGGAAGTCGAAGTGACTGCGGGCGGGCGGCCTGTGCGTGTCATCTCTCGCACGCCGGCGACGCCGGGCGACAACCTGATCCTGTCGATCGACATCAAGCTGCAGGAGGTCGCCGAGAAGGCTTTTGCCGGCCAGCGCGGTGCATTGGTGGCCATCGAACCGTCGACCGGCGACGTGTTGGCCTTCGTGTCGGAGCCCAGTTTCAACCCCAACCTGTTCGTCGAGGGCATCGATCAGCAAAACTGGGATGCGCTGAACAACTCACCCGACAAGCCACTGCTCGACCGTCCGCTGCGCGGCACTTATCCGATCGGCTCGACCTATAAGCCGTTCATGGCGCTGGCCGGGCTGACGCTGGGCAAGCGCACCGAAGACTGGAGCTTCCACGATCCCGGTTATTACAAGCTTGGCAACCACGTGTTCCGCAACGACGTGCGCAGCGGGCAAGGGCAAGTCAATATGTACCGCTCCATCGTGGTGTCGAACGATACCTACTACTACATGCTCGCGCACGATCTCGGCGTCGACGCGATTCACGACTTCATGGTGCCGTGGGGGTTCGGCCAGTTGACCGGCATCGACATCGCCGGCGAAGCGCGCGGCGTGTTGCCGTCCAAGGCCTGGAAACGCAAGGCGTACAAGACGCCCGCGCAGCAGCAGTGGTACGAGGGCGAGACGGTGAGCCTTGGCATCGGGCAGGGGTATAACTCGTTTACGATCCTGCAGACCGCGCACGCGGTCGCCACGCTGGCCAATAACGGCGTGGTGATGAAACCTCACCTGGTGCAAGCCGTTCAGGATCCGATCACGCATCAAATTCAATTGACCGTGCCGCATGCGAGCTTCCGGATCCCGGTCAAGCAAAAATACATCGACTTCGTCAAACATGCGATGGAAGGCGTGACGAGCGACCCGGCGGGCACGGCGTACCGTCAATTCATTGGGGTTCCCTACACGGTCGCCGGCAAAACCGGGACCGCACAGGTCTTTTCGCTGACCAAGGGCGAGGTGTACAACCATAATCTTGTGCCGGAATTCAAGCGGGATCACGCCGTCTTTGAAGCGTTTGCTCCGGTGGACCACCCGAAGATCGCGCTGGCGTTGCTGGTCGAAAACGCCGGCTGGGGAGCGGCAGTGGCCGCGCCGATCGCCCGCAAGGTGCTGGATTATTATCTGATCGATGAGCCCAAGGAGCGCGCCGCGCAAGCCGCGGCCAAACTAGCTGCCGGAGCGCCCGACGGCGCCAGCGGCGTCGCGGCTCCCGCTTCGACGGCGGACGCGGGCCCTGCGCAGGCACCCGGCACAACGATTCCGCGCACACCGGGGGCGCCGCACGCGGCCAAAGCCCCGCTGCCGCTGTTCAGGGACGAGGCCCGCCGGCGCGCCGCGCTTCGCTCCCACGGAGAAAGCCAATGA
- the gatC gene encoding Asp-tRNA(Asn)/Glu-tRNA(Gln) amidotransferase subunit GatC: MALNLSDVTRIAHLARIELAPGEAEHTLAELNGFFGLVEQMQAVDTEGVAPLAHPIEQIQAVSLRLREDAVTEAVDREANQRPAPAVQDGLYLVPKVIE, from the coding sequence ATGGCATTGAATCTCAGCGATGTCACGCGCATCGCGCATCTGGCGCGCATCGAACTCGCGCCCGGCGAAGCCGAGCACACGCTTGCGGAATTGAATGGGTTTTTCGGGCTGGTCGAACAGATGCAGGCGGTCGACACCGAAGGCGTCGCGCCGCTGGCGCATCCGATCGAACAGATCCAGGCGGTGAGCCTGCGCCTGCGCGAGGACGCGGTGACCGAGGCGGTCGACCGCGAGGCCAATCAACGGCCCGCGCCGGCCGTGCAGGACGGGCTGTATCTGGTACCCAAAGTCATTGAATGA
- the mreC gene encoding rod shape-determining protein MreC produces MQYSPPPLFKQGPSALARLICFVALAVGLLVVDSHYKTLEKLRYFIGTALYPLQRVMLVPRDSLVGASDFLVSEGQLRAQNRLLRERNLALSAQAMLNAELSAENDHLRQLLALRDRMQVPTIPAQIEYDTRDPFTQKVVIDRGSRQGVKAGAPVITEQGLLGQVTRVFLMYSEVTLITDKDQAVPVQLLRSGVNSVVYGGLPGGALDLRYIPLSADVKVGDQVVTNGLGGVYPAGVPVARVTRVDKQSDTTFARIVCQPVAQLHSQRQVLVLQYNPPPPPEAEAATDQKAPPTGKDGKDSKKAETRKTGKSQGAAAHAQKAPAKKTP; encoded by the coding sequence ATGCAGTACAGTCCGCCGCCACTCTTCAAGCAAGGGCCGTCGGCGCTGGCGCGACTCATCTGTTTCGTCGCGTTGGCCGTCGGCCTGCTCGTGGTCGACTCGCACTACAAAACGCTCGAAAAGCTGCGCTACTTCATCGGCACGGCGCTCTACCCATTGCAGCGCGTCATGCTGGTGCCACGCGACAGTTTGGTGGGCGCCTCCGATTTTCTGGTCAGCGAAGGCCAGTTGCGCGCCCAGAATCGTCTGCTGCGCGAGCGCAACCTGGCGTTGTCGGCGCAAGCCATGCTCAACGCCGAGCTCAGCGCCGAGAACGACCACCTGCGACAATTGCTGGCGTTACGCGATCGCATGCAGGTGCCGACCATTCCCGCTCAGATCGAATACGACACACGCGATCCGTTCACGCAGAAGGTCGTCATCGACCGGGGCTCGCGACAGGGCGTCAAGGCCGGCGCGCCGGTGATCACCGAGCAGGGGTTGCTGGGCCAGGTCACGCGCGTGTTTCTGATGTATTCCGAAGTAACTCTGATCACCGACAAGGATCAGGCAGTGCCCGTGCAACTGTTGCGCAGCGGTGTCAACAGTGTGGTCTACGGCGGCCTGCCGGGCGGTGCGCTCGATCTGCGATACATTCCTTTGAGTGCCGACGTGAAAGTTGGCGATCAGGTCGTCACCAACGGCCTGGGCGGCGTGTATCCCGCCGGCGTGCCGGTCGCGCGAGTCACGCGTGTGGACAAGCAGTCCGACACGACATTCGCGCGTATCGTTTGCCAGCCGGTGGCGCAACTGCATAGCCAACGCCAAGTGCTGGTGCTGCAATATAATCCGCCCCCACCGCCGGAGGCCGAGGCCGCCACCGATCAAAAAGCGCCGCCGACGGGCAAGGACGGCAAAGATAGCAAGAAGGCCGAGACCCGCAAGACAGGCAAGTCTCAAGGCGCGGCCGCGCACGCGCAGAAAGCGCCCGCAAAGAAAACACCATGA
- a CDS encoding rod shape-determining protein — protein MFGFLRSYFSNDLAIDLGTANTLIYMRGKGVVLDEPSVVAIRQEGGPSGKKTIQAVGKEAKQMLGKVPGNIEAIRPMKDGVIADFTVTEQMIKQFIKMAHESRMFSPSPRIIICVPCGSTQVERRAIKEAAHGAGASQVYLIEEPMAAAIGAGLPVSEATGSMVVDIGGGTTEVGVISLGGIVYKGSVRVGGDKFDEAIVNYIRRNYGMLIGEQTAEAIKKEIGSAFPGSEVKEMEVKGRNLSEGIPRAFTISSNEILEALTDPLNQIVSSVKIALEQTPPELGADIAERGMMLTGGGALLRDLDRLLAEETGLPVLVAEDPLTCVVRGSGMALERMDKLGSIFSYE, from the coding sequence ATGTTCGGTTTTCTACGCAGCTATTTCTCCAACGATCTGGCGATCGACCTCGGCACGGCCAACACGCTGATTTACATGCGTGGCAAGGGCGTGGTCCTGGACGAGCCCTCGGTCGTCGCGATTCGCCAGGAAGGCGGCCCCAGCGGCAAAAAGACGATTCAGGCGGTCGGCAAGGAAGCCAAGCAGATGCTCGGCAAGGTGCCCGGCAACATCGAGGCGATCCGGCCCATGAAAGACGGCGTGATTGCCGACTTCACGGTGACCGAGCAGATGATCAAGCAGTTCATCAAGATGGCGCATGAATCGCGCATGTTCTCACCCAGCCCGCGCATCATCATTTGCGTGCCGTGCGGCTCGACCCAGGTCGAGCGGCGCGCGATCAAGGAAGCCGCGCACGGCGCCGGCGCCTCGCAAGTCTATCTGATCGAAGAGCCGATGGCCGCGGCCATCGGCGCCGGCCTGCCGGTATCCGAAGCCACCGGCTCGATGGTGGTCGACATCGGCGGCGGCACCACCGAGGTCGGCGTGATCTCGCTGGGCGGCATCGTCTACAAGGGTTCGGTGCGCGTCGGCGGCGACAAGTTCGACGAGGCGATCGTCAACTATATTCGCCGTAACTACGGCATGCTGATCGGCGAGCAAACCGCCGAAGCGATCAAGAAGGAAATCGGCTCGGCCTTCCCCGGCTCCGAGGTCAAGGAGATGGAAGTCAAGGGCCGCAACCTCTCCGAAGGCATTCCGCGCGCCTTCACCATTTCCAGCAACGAAATTCTCGAGGCGTTGACCGACCCGCTCAACCAGATCGTCTCGTCGGTCAAGATCGCCCTGGAGCAAACGCCGCCCGAGCTGGGCGCCGACATCGCCGAGCGCGGCATGATGCTGACCGGCGGCGGCGCGCTGTTGCGCGACCTCGACCGCCTGCTGGCTGAAGAAACCGGCTTGCCGGTTCTGGTGGCCGAAGATCCGCTGACGTGCGTGGTGCGCGGCTCCGGCATGGCGCTGGAGCGCATGGACAAGCTCGGCAGCATCTTTTCATACGAGTGA
- the mreD gene encoding rod shape-determining protein MreD, whose protein sequence is MTRPQYILLPVNPYFIAISLIGAFLVNLMPWGDIPVMPDFVALVLIFWNIHQPRKVGMGIAFIVGLLMDVHNAGLLGEHALAYTLLSYGAIMIHRRVLWFTLFTQSLLVLPLLLLAHLVPFLIRLATGAPFPGWWPLLAAFVEAALWPIVSILLLAPQKRAVDRDDTRPI, encoded by the coding sequence ATGACCCGCCCGCAATACATACTGCTGCCGGTCAATCCGTACTTCATCGCCATCAGCCTGATCGGCGCCTTTCTGGTCAATCTGATGCCATGGGGCGACATTCCGGTGATGCCCGACTTCGTCGCGCTGGTGTTGATTTTCTGGAATATCCACCAGCCCCGCAAAGTCGGCATGGGCATTGCGTTCATCGTCGGCCTGCTGATGGACGTGCACAATGCGGGCCTGCTCGGCGAGCACGCACTGGCCTACACGCTGCTGTCGTATGGCGCGATCATGATCCACCGGCGCGTGCTGTGGTTCACCCTCTTCACCCAGTCGCTGCTGGTGCTGCCGCTGCTGTTGCTGGCGCATCTCGTGCCGTTCCTGATACGTTTGGCGACCGGCGCGCCGTTTCCCGGCTGGTGGCCGTTGCTCGCCGCTTTCGTCGAAGCGGCCTTGTGGCCGATCGTCAGCATTCTCCTGCTGGCCCCCCAGAAGCGCGCCGTCGACCGCGACGATACGCGGCCGATCTGA